AAAGATTCATATGCTTACAGGAAAATAAAGAAGAGGGGGTTCAACCCCCCTCTTTTCCCTTAGAATTTAGCAGCGGTTCTAATTTAGCAGCTAATTCGTCTTCCCCTAATCCGGAAACGTCAATACTGAGGACGATCAGTCCGACCTGCTTCAGCACCTTTTCAACAAAATCATCTTTTTCAATTTTGGCATCCTTTTGAGCGGAATCATCCAGCTGAATTACTGCCAGCGGCTCCAAGCTGTCTGCCTTACAGACTGCGAAGTCGACATACCTGTAATTAATCCGGTTCCAGAAGCTCAACCAGTTATCGGTACCCCTTGGTATCTCCACCAGACTGGGAAGCCCGACCCGGGGAAATACAGTGCATTGATACCTGGCTGATATGTTCTTTAGTTTAATGTAAGCATCCCTTTCCACATCACTTAACAGGCTGTCACGTATTTCATAAACAT
The nucleotide sequence above comes from Phosphitispora fastidiosa. Encoded proteins:
- a CDS encoding DUF2726 domain-containing protein produces the protein MAGYVLLLVVLAATVYLVKINNRANTIAQEGNTDEDVYEIRDSLLSDVERDAYIKLKNISARYQCTVFPRVGLPSLVEIPRGTDNWLSFWNRINYRYVDFAVCKADSLEPLAVIQLDDSAQKDAKIEKDDFVEKVLKQVGLIVLSIDVSGLGEDELAAKLEPLLNSKGKEGG